From Amycolatopsis sp. WQ 127309:
CGGTGCGCTTGCCGTCCTCGCCGTACTCGTAGAAGCCCGCGCCCGTCGAGCGGCCCTTGCGGTCGAACTCCTCGACCATCCGGTCGATGACGCCCTCCGACGCGTGCGCCTTCCAGGTGCCGCCCGCGGCCTCGACCGCCTCGCGCGTCTCCTTGCGGATCTTGCGCGGCAGGGTCAGCGTCAGCTCGTCCATCAGCTGCAGCGGCGGCGCCGGGTAACCGGCCTGCGAACCCGCCTGCTCGATCGACGCCGGCTCGACGCCCTCGCCCAGCGCGGCGACGGCCTCGTTGATGAACGTGCCGATCACGCGCGAGGTGAAGAAGCCGCGGCTGTCGTTGACGACGATCGGGGTCTTCTTGATCTGCAGCGTGTAGTCGAAGACCTTCGCCAGCGTCGCCGGCGACGTCTTCTCGCCGCAGATGATCTCGACCAGCGGCATCTTGTCCACCGGGGAGAAGAAGTGGATCCCGATGAAGTCCTCGGTCCGCTGCACGCCCTCGGCGAGCGTGGTGATCGGCAGCGTCGAGGTGTTGGAGCCCAGCACCGCGTCGGCGTTGACGACGCTCTCGATCTCGCCGAACACCTTGTGCTTGAGCTCGACGCTCTCGAACACGGCCTCGATCACGAAGTCGACGCCCGCGAAGTCGGCCGGGTCGGCGGTCGGCGTGATCTTCGCCAGCAGCGCGTCCGACTTCTCCTGCGTCGTCTTGCCGCGCGAAAGGGCCTTCTGCTCGATCTTGGCCGCGTAGCCCTTGCCCTTCTCGGCCGCCTCCTGCGAGACGTCCTTGAGGACGACGTCGATGCCGGCCTTCGCCGACACGTACGCGATCGCGGCACCCATCATCCCGGCCCCCAGCACGCCGACCTTCTTGGCCGTGTACTTCTCGAAGCCGTCCGGCCGCGAGCCACCGGAGTTGATCGTCTGCAGGTCGAAGAAGAACGCCTTCGTCATGTTCTTCGAGACCTGGCCGGTGGCGAGGCTGATGAAGTAGCGCGTCTCGATGGTGATCGCGGTGTCGAAGTCGACCTGCGAGCCCTCGATGGCGGCGGCCAGGATCGCCCGCGGCGCCGGCATGTTCGCGCCCTTGATCTGCTTGCGCAGGTTCGCCGGGAACGCGGGCAGGTTCGCCGCGAAGCTCGGGTTGGACGGCGTGCCGCCCGGGATCCGGTAGCCCTTGACGTCCCAGGGCTGGACGCCGCCTTCGGGGTTGGCCTTGATCCACGCCTTCGCGGCGGGGACGAGCTCCTCGACGGTGTCGACGACCTCGTGGACCAGGCCCAGCTCCAGCGCCTTGCGCGGACGGTGGCGCTGGCCCTGCAGCAGGACGTTCAGCAGCGCGCTCTGGATACCCAGCAATCGGACAGTGCGCACAACGCCGCCGCCGCCGGGCAGCAGGCCGAGCGTCACCTCGGGCAGGCCGATCTGGCTGCCCTTGGCGTCGGCCGCGATGCGGTGGTGCGTCGCCAGCGCGATCTCCAGGCCACCGCCGAGCGCGGCGCCGTTGATCGCCGCGACGACCGGCTTGCCGAGCTGCTCGATCCGCCGCATCTGGCCCTTCATCAGGCCGGACGACTCGGTGAACTCGACCGCGTTCTCGGGCTTGGCCTGGATGAGGTCGTTCAGGTCGCCGCCGGCGAAGAAGGTCTTCTTCGCGGAGGTGATGACGACGCCGGTGATGGAGTCCTTCTCGGCCTCCAGGCGGTCCACGGTCACGCCGAGCGACTCGCGGAAGTCGGCGTTCATGGTGTTCGCCGACTGCTTCGGGTCGTCGAGGGTCAGCGTGACGATGCCGTCCTCGTCCTGCTCCCAGCGGATGGTCTTGCTCTCAGCCATTAGTGTCCTCACACCCGCTCGATGATGGTGGCGACGCCCATGCCGCCGCCGATGCACAGGGTCACCAGGGCGCGGCGCGCCTGGCGGCGTTCGAGCTCGTCGACCACGGTGCCGACCAGCATCGCGCCGGTGGCGCCGAGCGGGTGACCCATGGCGATCGCGCCGCCGTTGACGTTGACCTTCTCCTCGTCGAGGTGCAGGTCCTTGATCCACTTGAGCACGACGGACGCGAACGCCTCGTTGAGCTCCCACAGGTCGATGTCCTCGGGCTTGAGGCCCGCGGTCTTCAATACTTTTTCGGTGGCCGGGGTCGGACCGGTGAGCATGATCGTCGGCTCGGAGCCGATCGACGCGGTCGCCACGATCCGGGCGCGCGGCGTCAGCCCGAAGGTCTTGCCGATCTGCTCGGAGCCGACGAGCACCAGCGCGGCGCCGTCGACGATGCCGGAGGAGTTGCCGCCGGTGTGGACGTGGTTG
This genomic window contains:
- a CDS encoding 3-hydroxyacyl-CoA dehydrogenase NAD-binding domain-containing protein encodes the protein MAESKTIRWEQDEDGIVTLTLDDPKQSANTMNADFRESLGVTVDRLEAEKDSITGVVITSAKKTFFAGGDLNDLIQAKPENAVEFTESSGLMKGQMRRIEQLGKPVVAAINGAALGGGLEIALATHHRIAADAKGSQIGLPEVTLGLLPGGGGVVRTVRLLGIQSALLNVLLQGQRHRPRKALELGLVHEVVDTVEELVPAAKAWIKANPEGGVQPWDVKGYRIPGGTPSNPSFAANLPAFPANLRKQIKGANMPAPRAILAAAIEGSQVDFDTAITIETRYFISLATGQVSKNMTKAFFFDLQTINSGGSRPDGFEKYTAKKVGVLGAGMMGAAIAYVSAKAGIDVVLKDVSQEAAEKGKGYAAKIEQKALSRGKTTQEKSDALLAKITPTADPADFAGVDFVIEAVFESVELKHKVFGEIESVVNADAVLGSNTSTLPITTLAEGVQRTEDFIGIHFFSPVDKMPLVEIICGEKTSPATLAKVFDYTLQIKKTPIVVNDSRGFFTSRVIGTFINEAVAALGEGVEPASIEQAGSQAGYPAPPLQLMDELTLTLPRKIRKETREAVEAAGGTWKAHASEGVIDRMVEEFDRKGRSTGAGFYEYGEDGKRTGLWPGLRDAFKSGSAEVPFEDLKERMLFAEALETVKCFDEGVLTSIADANIGSIFGIGFPAWTGGVIQYINQYDGGLQGFVDRSRELAARYGDHFEPPASLVEKAAKGEIYE